One stretch of Natronobacterium gregoryi SP2 DNA includes these proteins:
- a CDS encoding PhzF family phenazine biosynthesis protein encodes METIRLFQVDAFTDDPLAGNPAGVVPDADGLTDDQMQAIADEMAVSETAFLRSSDDADYRIRYFTPTQEVDLCGHATIGSFTYLHDREGLEPGTITLETNVGVLKVDVEEDGTVWLTQDAPQVREVDVGYDRVADALGVDEAALEGASDDIPLAVSSTGLAFLIVPITYLSDLGAAEPDTTAIESLAESVDAAGVYVFSFDTLAGESSLHGRMFAPGAGVTEDPVTGTASGAVGAYLDRFGAFDDDFPDELRLEQGHYVDRPGVVRVRVGDEVQVGGRGVVVLEGAMVVPPTAEDEILEA; translated from the coding sequence ATGGAGACGATCCGGCTCTTTCAGGTCGACGCGTTCACCGACGATCCGCTTGCGGGCAACCCCGCCGGCGTCGTCCCGGACGCGGACGGCCTCACCGACGACCAGATGCAGGCGATCGCCGACGAGATGGCGGTCAGCGAGACCGCCTTCCTCCGCTCGAGCGACGACGCCGACTATCGAATCCGCTATTTCACTCCCACACAGGAGGTCGATCTCTGTGGACACGCTACGATCGGGTCGTTCACCTACCTTCACGACCGAGAGGGCCTCGAACCCGGCACGATCACACTCGAGACGAACGTCGGCGTCCTCAAGGTCGACGTCGAGGAGGACGGTACGGTCTGGCTGACCCAGGACGCGCCACAGGTCCGGGAGGTCGATGTCGGCTACGATCGCGTCGCGGACGCGTTGGGTGTCGACGAAGCGGCACTCGAAGGGGCAAGCGACGATATCCCGCTCGCAGTCTCCTCGACCGGGCTGGCGTTCCTGATCGTCCCGATCACGTATCTCTCGGATCTCGGTGCGGCCGAGCCGGACACGACCGCGATCGAGTCACTGGCCGAGTCAGTCGACGCCGCAGGCGTCTACGTCTTTAGTTTCGATACGCTCGCGGGCGAGTCGTCGCTGCACGGGCGGATGTTTGCGCCCGGCGCGGGAGTCACCGAGGACCCCGTCACGGGAACGGCAAGCGGTGCCGTCGGCGCGTACCTCGATCGCTTCGGCGCGTTCGACGACGACTTCCCTGACGAACTCAGACTCGAGCAGGGCCACTACGTCGATCGACCGGGCGTCGTCCGCGTTCGGGTTGGAGACGAGGTGCAAGTCGGCGGCCGTGGCGTCGTCGTACTCGAGGGGGCGATGGTCGTTCCGCCGACAGCGGAAGACGAGATTCTCGAGGCCTGA
- a CDS encoding MATE family efflux transporter, protein MVDETTKDVVSQDSTTQSSPSQGRSVDVVDGRLFKPLVVLSAPIVLAEGLDMVYFLVDLYWIGHLGTDAIAAMSYAWPVIYLGMSVGFGIVTAGTVLVAQYKGTGRFRAIPSAAGGTISFVTILSAVLAIAGYALTPWLLTLVGALPETAPHTLAVQYARITFLGLVPTFWFFVFNALSRGWGDTRTPLKLMAVSTTINVVIDPFLIHGFSANPLFEWAGLSALETSLYAQTGFAGYGIEGAAVATVLSRSVAAALGLYILFSGRLGFEITPSSLRLRRSTVTQIVKIGSPTVVEMTVRAGGVAVLTAIIAIEGAAAVAAYGISEYLVGILFVISLGLARGVEAVVGQNLGAGQLARAKRAVYLSGGIAVALFTCIVAGAYPFAESIVGVFLAVEGGDVAADAVVQGGAAFIRVVGPALIFFAVFQVILGAFRGSGNTKLAMMMASLELLVFRIPLSYAALVWLEAGVTGVWYSIAFSYVIASVVAAVWFFRGAWIIPSVLSKQDQ, encoded by the coding sequence ATGGTTGATGAGACGACGAAGGATGTGGTTTCTCAGGATTCAACGACGCAGAGTTCTCCCTCACAGGGTCGATCGGTCGACGTCGTCGACGGCCGACTATTCAAGCCGCTGGTAGTTCTTTCAGCGCCGATCGTTCTCGCCGAAGGGCTCGACATGGTCTATTTCCTGGTCGACCTCTACTGGATCGGCCATCTCGGAACGGACGCGATTGCGGCGATGTCCTACGCGTGGCCGGTCATCTACCTCGGTATGAGCGTCGGCTTCGGTATCGTGACCGCAGGAACCGTACTCGTCGCACAGTACAAGGGGACGGGGCGGTTCCGGGCTATTCCCTCGGCTGCCGGGGGAACCATCTCGTTCGTGACGATTCTCTCCGCCGTGCTCGCGATAGCCGGATACGCCCTCACGCCGTGGTTGCTTACGCTCGTCGGAGCACTCCCCGAAACGGCCCCCCACACGCTTGCCGTCCAGTACGCGCGCATCACGTTCCTCGGCCTGGTGCCGACGTTCTGGTTTTTCGTATTCAATGCCCTGTCTCGAGGATGGGGTGATACGAGAACGCCGCTCAAGCTGATGGCCGTGAGCACGACCATCAACGTGGTCATCGACCCGTTTCTCATCCATGGATTCTCGGCTAACCCACTCTTCGAGTGGGCTGGCTTGTCCGCGTTAGAAACGTCGCTGTATGCCCAGACTGGGTTTGCCGGCTACGGCATCGAGGGTGCTGCAGTTGCGACGGTCCTCTCCCGATCGGTTGCCGCTGCACTCGGTCTGTACATCCTCTTTTCCGGCCGACTCGGGTTCGAGATCACGCCCAGTTCGCTGCGCTTGCGTCGCTCGACGGTCACCCAAATCGTCAAGATCGGTTCCCCGACGGTGGTCGAGATGACGGTTCGGGCAGGCGGCGTCGCAGTCCTGACGGCCATCATAGCAATCGAGGGTGCTGCTGCCGTCGCAGCGTATGGCATCTCCGAGTACCTCGTTGGAATCCTCTTTGTCATCTCGCTGGGGCTCGCTCGAGGAGTGGAAGCGGTTGTCGGTCAGAATCTCGGTGCCGGCCAACTGGCTCGTGCCAAGCGGGCAGTCTACCTCTCTGGTGGGATAGCCGTTGCCCTCTTCACCTGTATCGTCGCCGGTGCCTATCCGTTCGCCGAGTCGATCGTCGGCGTGTTTCTGGCCGTGGAAGGAGGTGACGTCGCTGCCGATGCTGTTGTACAGGGCGGTGCCGCCTTCATCCGGGTCGTTGGACCGGCACTGATCTTCTTTGCCGTATTCCAGGTGATTCTCGGCGCGTTCCGCGGAAGCGGAAACACGAAACTCGCGATGATGATGGCCTCTCTGGAACTTCTCGTGTTCCGTATTCCGCTCAGTTACGCAGCGCTCGTCTGGCTCGAGGCCGGCGTCACTGGGGTGTGGTATTCGATCGCGTTCTCCTACGTGATCGCGTCGGTGGTCGCCGCTGTGTGGTTCTTCAGGGGAGCGTGGATAATCCCGTCCGTGCTCTCGAAACAAGACCAGTGA
- a CDS encoding helix-turn-helix domain-containing protein, which yields MVLTAEFRLFSKQHPLISIARAVPECTITIEEEDQADAGPIVFVLRVVCGSFEAFETALEDEDSVTEYALISDEETVRIYHTVVENLYPEEIDELVFNKTLVERWWVTSEGEHLKQQFANREELVSYRDSCRKMNMDFQLRRLYESNTDDYRIPGVSEKQHEALRVAYEEGYFDVPRRTSLRDVADVLAISRSALAERLHRGQSHVFEHYFSDRPY from the coding sequence ATGGTGTTGACGGCAGAGTTCAGACTGTTTTCGAAACAGCACCCGCTGATTTCTATCGCTCGGGCAGTTCCGGAGTGTACGATTACCATCGAAGAGGAGGATCAAGCTGATGCTGGGCCGATCGTATTCGTTCTCCGGGTCGTCTGCGGTTCGTTCGAGGCGTTCGAAACAGCCCTCGAAGACGAAGACTCGGTTACGGAGTATGCACTCATCAGCGACGAAGAGACGGTACGTATCTACCACACGGTCGTTGAGAATCTCTATCCCGAGGAGATCGACGAACTCGTATTCAACAAGACACTCGTCGAACGGTGGTGGGTTACAAGCGAAGGAGAGCACCTCAAACAGCAGTTTGCAAACCGTGAGGAACTCGTCTCCTACCGTGATAGCTGCCGAAAGATGAATATGGATTTTCAGCTCCGTCGCCTGTACGAGTCGAATACCGACGATTATCGTATTCCCGGTGTCTCGGAGAAACAACACGAAGCACTGCGGGTGGCCTACGAGGAGGGATACTTCGACGTGCCGAGACGAACCTCGCTCAGAGACGTTGCCGACGTACTCGCTATTTCTCGCTCGGCACTCGCCGAACGGTTACATCGGGGCCAGTCTCACGTCTTCGAACACTACTTCTCCGACAGACCTTATTAA